In Sulfitobacter sp. LCG007, the sequence TTTCCTCAGCATATCGTTCTCCCTAGCTGCCCGGACCGCGCGGCCGGTGGCTCAGTCTCGTTTCGCCCTCAGAACCGGGCGCTCTCCAGATAGGCGCGGGTGTGGGCCGTATCCTGCATTTTGGTCGAGGTAAGGTCGACGGGCTGCGGCTCGGATGCCTGCGCGGCCTCGCCCGACGCGAGCGCGGCCACGGCCGCGGGTGCCGCGGTGCCTGCCAGCTTCAGGAAATCGCGCCGGCTTGCCCGGCTGTCCGTCTTGTTGCTCATGCCTTCTCTCCTCTTTCTCTGCCGGCGGGCGTCCCCGCCGCTTGCCCACGAACATGTCAGTCCGCGGTAAGTCTGAATGCTTCTTTTTCTATTTCCATGAAGGCGCTGCCAACGGCACCGACGCCTGCGTAAAGGATCGATCCCTTCGCCGCCTGCAGATCCGAGAAGAAATGCGGGGCCCAGGGGCCGATATGCCTGGCGAAGAACGCCTTCTGCTGTTCGAGCGCGACAGGTGCGCCGAAGCGCCCGACAATCATGCCGCCCATCATCTCCATCAGCGAGGCGATATTGTCTTCCGGTTCGAAGACGTTCTGGGCGCGTGTGATACCGAGCGCGGCCATGTCCTGACGCAGGCGCGCGAGAGGCTTCTCGTTCAGGAAGCCTGTCAGATAGTAGCTCGCATAGGGCAGAAGCTCGCCGCGCCCGAGACCTATGAAAAGCGCATTGTACTCGGCCGCCGTCGCCTTCGGCTTGCTGACCTTCGCCACGCGCGCGAGACCGGCGATGGCCTGCCCCAGCAGGGACCCGTCACCGGAAAGTGCGGCAGTCTGTTCGAGAAGGACCTGATCGGGCGGGCCGGAAAGCATGAGGCCAAGGTAGTTGTAGAGATCGGCCCGCAGACGGTCCTCGTCCGCAACCCCGGAACTCAGCGGTTGCGCCGTCATGCCC encodes:
- a CDS encoding twin-arginine translocation signal domain-containing protein, coding for MSNKTDSRASRRDFLKLAGTAAPAAVAALASGEAAQASEPQPVDLTSTKMQDTAHTRAYLESARF
- a CDS encoding molecular chaperone, coding for MTAQPLSSGVADEDRLRADLYNYLGLMLSGPPDQVLLEQTAALSGDGSLLGQAIAGLARVAKVSKPKATAAEYNALFIGLGRGELLPYASYYLTGFLNEKPLARLRQDMAALGITRAQNVFEPEDNIASLMEMMGGMIVGRFGAPVALEQQKAFFARHIGPWAPHFFSDLQAAKGSILYAGVGAVGSAFMEIEKEAFRLTAD